The following coding sequences are from one bacterium SCSIO 12741 window:
- a CDS encoding T9SS type A sorting domain-containing protein has protein sequence MKSIITAALLLLLSGAIYSQSLLKNPQTGNPIGTGTIDQIKLITDGQEVVLIVADGVKFKLYAIALNDNNVADRHQNLVDSIPNYTTKISAALGVGSVHVMNMEVNPLSGSVYFLVNDGAQRRVMVATNGGNDLQILDLSQVTYCEMSYSNNGFTVQDITWGNGTLYVSSGELFGGLVGEVAAVNAPFEHQTQVVRRATTLYKTNWGGGYHTNAPLEKMAYTEINGQSRLMGVTVCAPGFSFDPATINGAGVLQVHEQFNVHNNLPSKVVAVNQDGMHYLYNLHRDNGINNQVLMRIGQHWIDGTPENNNQINNNAVRLRDNAGQPATGMTDSDIKVYPETYRTISFYDNHNLLVLTSDATLKMLKVGTKDPVFTLNAQAIQQPIDGVRVYPNPVSDRLEVAWPGSDAQVELMDLKGRVLQSESQVSGGNIQFSLKEYPAGQYIVRISAENRTPYTTQIIKK, from the coding sequence ATGAAATCGATAATCACTGCAGCACTATTGTTGCTTCTCTCAGGGGCTATTTACTCCCAGTCTTTGCTAAAAAATCCACAAACTGGAAATCCGATTGGAACGGGAACCATTGATCAAATTAAATTGATCACCGATGGTCAGGAGGTGGTACTCATCGTAGCCGATGGGGTCAAGTTCAAATTATATGCGATTGCGCTAAATGACAACAACGTAGCAGATCGACACCAGAATCTGGTAGATTCCATTCCCAATTACACCACTAAGATCAGCGCCGCTTTGGGCGTAGGATCGGTTCATGTGATGAATATGGAAGTGAACCCACTTTCGGGCTCAGTGTATTTTTTGGTCAATGATGGCGCTCAGCGTCGGGTAATGGTGGCTACGAATGGAGGAAATGACTTGCAGATTCTCGATTTGAGCCAAGTGACTTACTGCGAAATGTCCTATTCTAATAATGGATTTACCGTGCAGGACATTACCTGGGGTAACGGTACCTTATATGTATCGTCTGGAGAGCTCTTCGGAGGATTGGTGGGAGAAGTAGCTGCAGTAAATGCTCCATTTGAGCATCAGACTCAAGTGGTTCGTAGAGCAACTACCTTGTACAAAACCAATTGGGGCGGAGGATACCACACCAATGCACCACTCGAAAAGATGGCTTATACCGAAATTAATGGACAAAGCCGTTTGATGGGGGTAACCGTTTGTGCACCTGGGTTTTCCTTCGACCCGGCAACGATTAATGGAGCTGGAGTTCTACAAGTGCACGAGCAATTTAATGTGCACAACAATTTGCCTTCAAAAGTGGTAGCAGTCAATCAAGATGGGATGCATTACCTCTACAACCTTCATCGCGATAATGGAATCAACAACCAGGTTTTGATGCGCATTGGCCAGCACTGGATTGATGGAACACCAGAGAACAACAATCAGATTAACAACAACGCGGTAAGATTACGCGACAATGCCGGACAGCCCGCTACCGGTATGACAGATTCGGATATTAAGGTGTATCCAGAAACCTACCGAACCATTTCTTTTTACGACAATCACAACTTACTGGTATTAACCTCTGATGCTACACTAAAGATGTTAAAGGTTGGGACCAAGGATCCGGTATTTACATTGAACGCTCAGGCTATCCAACAACCGATTGATGGAGTTCGGGTATACCCGAATCCGGTGAGTGACCGGTTGGAGGTGGCCTGGCCCGGATCCGATGCTCAAGTAGAGTTAATGGACCTCAAAGGCCGCGTACTTCAAAGCGAAAGCCAGGTTAGTGGTGGAAATATTCAATTCTCCTTGAAGGAGTATCCGGCGGGTCAATATATAGTTCGGATCAGTGCGGAAAACAGAACGCCCTACACGACCCAAATCATTAAGAAATAG
- a CDS encoding YebC/PmpR family DNA-binding transcriptional regulator has product MGRAFEYRRAAKEKRWGKMSRIFPKLAKAITLAAKEGGTDPEMNATLRTAIANAKGQNMPKDNIDAAIKRAASKDMGDFTEVNYEGKGPHGVLVFVECATDNTTRTVANVRSYFNKAGGALVPSGSLEFMFDRKAVFEFEKTEDHDLEELELELIDAGLEEIEENEGMIYIYGEYTQFGSLAAALEGLNIEVKKASLNRYPTSPVEFSEEQMVDIEKMLDKLDDDDDCQQVFTNIG; this is encoded by the coding sequence ATGGGAAGAGCATTTGAATACCGAAGAGCTGCTAAAGAAAAACGCTGGGGCAAGATGTCCCGAATATTCCCCAAACTGGCTAAAGCCATTACCCTGGCCGCCAAAGAAGGTGGAACCGATCCGGAAATGAATGCTACCCTGCGTACGGCAATTGCCAACGCCAAGGGACAGAATATGCCTAAAGACAACATTGATGCTGCCATCAAGCGTGCGGCCTCAAAGGACATGGGTGACTTTACCGAGGTGAACTACGAAGGCAAAGGGCCTCATGGGGTATTGGTTTTTGTGGAATGTGCTACAGACAACACCACACGTACCGTGGCCAACGTTCGCTCTTACTTTAACAAAGCCGGCGGTGCACTCGTTCCTTCCGGATCTTTGGAATTCATGTTTGACCGCAAGGCCGTTTTCGAATTTGAAAAAACCGAAGACCACGATTTGGAAGAACTGGAATTGGAATTGATCGATGCCGGTTTGGAAGAGATCGAGGAAAATGAGGGTATGATCTACATCTACGGTGAGTACACCCAATTTGGTTCCCTGGCAGCTGCTTTGGAAGGACTGAACATTGAGGTTAAAAAAGCTTCCCTGAACCGCTACCCTACTTCTCCGGTTGAATTTTCGGAAGAGCAGATGGTGGACATCGAAAAAATGCTGGACAAACTCGACGACGATGACGACTGCCAGCAGGTGTTTACCAACATCGGTTAA
- a CDS encoding sigma-70 family RNA polymerase sigma factor: MNEQDLIQGIRAGSPGAIRYFVARYQQMIFALCCQMLQQEVWAEEATQDVLLQCIRKMDRYEGRSRLSTWVYQIARNHALNELRKRKSAPETLEFNSETHGSFESPSDKKELKKWVRQFIGSLPEKQRELVTLFYLNELNLKEISALTGETEGSIKVNLFRARQALKSRITDRDAELLNDLRHG; this comes from the coding sequence TTGAACGAACAAGATTTGATACAGGGCATTCGAGCTGGTTCACCTGGGGCCATTCGCTACTTTGTGGCTCGTTACCAGCAAATGATTTTTGCACTTTGCTGCCAAATGCTTCAGCAGGAAGTATGGGCAGAAGAAGCTACGCAGGATGTTTTGCTACAGTGTATTCGAAAAATGGATCGTTACGAAGGCCGTTCTCGGTTGAGTACTTGGGTCTATCAAATTGCCCGAAACCATGCCTTAAATGAACTAAGAAAACGGAAGAGTGCACCCGAGACCTTGGAGTTTAACAGCGAAACTCACGGAAGTTTTGAGTCACCCTCCGATAAGAAAGAATTAAAGAAATGGGTGAGGCAATTCATCGGCTCATTGCCCGAGAAGCAACGGGAGTTGGTGACTTTGTTTTATCTGAATGAACTGAACCTAAAGGAAATATCTGCCCTTACCGGTGAGACCGAAGGTTCTATTAAAGTAAATTTGTTTCGGGCGCGTCAAGCGCTCAAATCTCGAATTACAGATCGGGATGCGGAACTACTAAATGATTTGCGCCATGGATAA
- a CDS encoding ABC transporter ATP-binding protein, which yields MSKNQQREEYLRFVSSENLSLATRRAMDLTVDMDELASFRDEVTEVRAHYNQLRGLGEGELSGEQKNQVIQGLSAFTAAVEKMKLDDPSETTSPAKTVVEIRDLQKHYRNGGHNFDLGPINLSLKSGEICGVVGENGNGKTTLLRILARETAPDTGDIDYQGIGLNNLPDYERKQRIAFIPQRLKRWNGTLLQNLHFAAAIHGVTGEENEERVRFVVHRLGLTRFQHLTWSQLSSGYKLRFELARMIVWRPQFLVLDEPIANLDLVAQQQFLQDLSHLASSTRYPLGIILSSQQLHQIESVADQIVFLKNGKALYSGQSGSFGDDREHNTYQLSGPFSFIDLQNAMQSASGVKVLDNGTSFTLETPIEWTTQKLLLHLVEQSIEVEYFRNISRSTRKLFSDTL from the coding sequence ATGTCGAAAAACCAGCAGCGGGAAGAATACCTGCGATTTGTCTCCAGTGAAAACCTGAGTTTAGCCACCCGAAGGGCCATGGATCTTACGGTGGACATGGATGAGTTAGCTTCATTTCGTGATGAAGTAACCGAAGTAAGAGCCCATTATAATCAGCTTAGGGGCCTGGGAGAAGGCGAACTAAGCGGGGAACAGAAAAACCAGGTGATTCAAGGACTAAGCGCCTTTACGGCAGCGGTTGAAAAAATGAAGCTCGATGATCCTTCAGAAACAACTTCACCCGCCAAAACCGTAGTTGAGATCCGGGATTTACAAAAGCATTACCGAAATGGCGGTCACAATTTCGACTTGGGCCCCATTAACCTGAGTTTGAAATCCGGGGAAATATGTGGTGTAGTAGGGGAGAATGGAAATGGAAAAACCACCCTGTTACGAATTTTGGCCCGTGAGACCGCTCCAGACACTGGAGATATAGACTACCAGGGCATAGGGCTCAACAACTTGCCTGATTATGAACGAAAACAACGCATTGCCTTCATTCCGCAACGGCTTAAACGTTGGAATGGAACCTTGCTTCAAAACCTACACTTTGCTGCCGCCATACATGGAGTAACTGGTGAAGAGAATGAAGAACGGGTGCGCTTCGTAGTACACCGATTGGGACTAACGCGGTTTCAGCACTTAACCTGGTCGCAGCTTTCATCGGGGTATAAACTTCGGTTTGAACTGGCTCGTATGATTGTATGGAGACCTCAGTTTTTGGTGTTGGACGAACCCATTGCAAACCTCGATTTAGTGGCACAGCAGCAGTTTCTTCAGGATTTATCACACCTGGCCAGTTCCACGCGATATCCCTTGGGTATTATTTTGAGCTCGCAACAGTTGCACCAGATTGAAAGTGTAGCCGATCAAATTGTGTTTTTGAAAAATGGAAAAGCCTTGTATTCTGGGCAATCCGGTTCGTTTGGAGACGATCGGGAGCACAATACCTACCAGCTTTCAGGCCCCTTTAGTTTCATCGATCTTCAAAACGCTATGCAATCTGCTTCAGGGGTAAAAGTGCTGGACAACGGAACCTCATTTACCCTTGAAACTCCGATTGAATGGACCACGCAAAAACTTTTACTGCATCTTGTTGAGCAGTCCATTGAAGTAGAGTATTTCCGAAATATCAGCCGTTCCACCCGCAAATTATTTTCCGACACCCTATGA
- a CDS encoding site-specific DNA-methyltransferase — protein sequence MEEIADESIPLIVTSPPYPMIGMWDELFVTQNPAISTALEKNMGMEAFEGMHQELDSVWREAYRVLQPGGIAAINIGDATRTLGKTFRLYSNHSRIIQAMEDLSMSILPSILWRKPTNSPNKFMGSGMLSPGAYVTLEHEFILLFRKGGKRNFTLEEDKQRRRESAYFWEERNQWFSDLWEFTGTRQSTRKSAGRERSAAYPLELPWRLIQMFSVIGDVVLDPFLGTGTTTRAALLSGRSSIGYELDPGLTEELFTGDLNSWKGEQNDWIKNRLQNHEKFVAHRKETKGPNAFKHHHEAWDIPVMTSQEKEINWPALKSVECMAQEIHCQFSW from the coding sequence ATGGAGGAAATCGCAGATGAATCCATCCCCCTGATCGTTACTTCCCCACCTTACCCCATGATAGGAATGTGGGACGAGTTGTTTGTGACACAAAACCCTGCCATAAGCACTGCCCTCGAAAAGAACATGGGCATGGAAGCATTTGAAGGAATGCACCAGGAACTGGATTCCGTTTGGCGGGAAGCCTACCGGGTTTTGCAACCAGGAGGAATTGCAGCAATCAATATTGGAGATGCAACTCGTACTCTTGGAAAAACCTTTCGATTGTATTCCAACCACAGCCGAATCATACAGGCCATGGAAGATCTGAGCATGAGCATACTTCCTTCTATCCTGTGGCGCAAACCAACCAACTCTCCCAATAAGTTTATGGGTTCGGGCATGCTCTCTCCGGGAGCGTATGTCACCCTCGAGCATGAATTCATTCTACTGTTTCGCAAGGGAGGTAAACGCAACTTTACCTTAGAAGAAGACAAACAACGGCGCCGTGAAAGTGCCTATTTCTGGGAAGAACGAAACCAGTGGTTTAGCGATCTCTGGGAATTTACAGGTACCCGCCAATCGACTCGAAAATCGGCAGGTCGGGAACGCAGTGCGGCCTATCCACTCGAACTCCCCTGGCGACTCATTCAGATGTTTTCAGTTATTGGCGATGTGGTTTTAGACCCGTTTTTGGGAACCGGAACCACTACCCGGGCAGCCCTCCTTTCAGGCAGAAGTAGCATAGGCTATGAATTGGATCCTGGACTCACCGAAGAGCTTTTCACCGGCGACCTAAACAGCTGGAAAGGAGAACAAAACGACTGGATTAAAAACCGCCTGCAAAACCACGAAAAATTTGTGGCTCATCGTAAAGAGACCAAAGGCCCGAATGCTTTTAAACACCACCATGAAGCCTGGGATATACCTGTTATGACCTCACAAGAAAAAGAGATCAACTGGCCGGCTCTCAAATCGGTGGAATGTATGGCCCAAGAAATCCATTGCCAATTTTCCTGGTAA